In Erigeron canadensis isolate Cc75 chromosome 1, C_canadensis_v1, whole genome shotgun sequence, a single window of DNA contains:
- the LOC122604393 gene encoding type I inositol polyphosphate 5-phosphatase 2-like: MKVRKGKRSEAFWPSIVMKKWFNIQPKNNDFSEDEIETETESEDDDVCSLKNEQLNYNEEHDDRRRRRPQNSNMFECSSQTLNHGTPAKKLVKHRRGNSETMRVHYIKSKDVRVTIGSWNVAGRVPNEDLNIDDWLCMQEPADVYILGFQEVVPLNAGNVLGAETRTPIQKWETIIRKSLNKYSCDEPEPVPKSHSAPTSPVSDIITSNNVNLVMSSKVVIDTQRRFCSLDWPEYALDIKQDISSISGKKLRRVLSSSDRVRNEWFTNPTDFGQKGGNVVGGLRRPARHSLGDLGLIGRGTEQQADHEIPEDVVVDHSLYDVCERVPEEEEDDDDDSDDFFLKKRDTKHDNYAPTRQSAGRNRRYVRIMSKQMVGIYISIWVRRRLRRHINNVKVSPIGVGLMGYMGNKGSISVSMSLYQTRLCFVCCHLTSGHKEGDDERRNSDAVEILRRTRFSSVLDPDQPQTIPSHDRIFWFGDLNYRINMADADVRKLIALKQWNKLLCNDQLWKELGNGGVFEGWKEGLVDFPPTYKYEFNSDRHAGEFAKEGEKKRAPAWCDRILWLGKGIKQLFYNRVDLRLSDHRPVSSVFLVKVEVFDPRKLRRALNLTSAAVHSEIIIDDVDEQELDL; encoded by the exons ATGAAAGTACGAAAAGGAAAACGATCTGAG GCGTTTTGGCCATCGATTGTGATGAAAAAGTGGTTCAATATTCAACCAAAGAATAATGATTTTAGTGAAGATGAAATTGAAACGGAAACCGAAAGTGAAGATGatgatg TTTGCTCTCTTAAAAATGAACAATTGAATTATAATGAGGAGCATGATGATCGTAGACGACGACGACCACAAAACAGTAACATGTTTGAATGCTCAAGCCAAACCTTAAATCACG GAACTCCGGCAAAAAAGTTGGTAAAACACAGGAGAGGGAATTCGGAGACGATGCGTGTTCATTATATCAAATCGAAAGATGTGAG GGTAACGATAGGGAGTTGGAATGTTGCGGGGAGGGTTCCGAATGAAGACCTCAATATTGACGACTGGCTTTGTATGCAGGAACCAGCTGACGTTTACATTCTCGG TTTCCAAGAAGTTGTCCCTTTGAATGCCGGGAATGTCCTCGGAGCCGAAACTCGAACGCCTATACAAAAATGGGAGACCATCATCCGAAAGTCTTTGAACAAATATTCATGTGATGAACCCGAACCCGTACCCAAAAGCCACAGCGCTCCGACCTCTCCTGTTTCGGATATCATAACCAGCAATAATGTGAATTTAGTCATGTCATCTAAAGTAGTAATCGATACCCAAAGGAGATTCTGCAGCCTAGACTGGCCTGAATATGCATTGGATATCAAACAGGATATCAGTAGTATTTCCGGCAAGAAGTTACGCAGGGTGTTAAGCAGCTCTGATCGAGTCCGTAATGAGTGGTTTACGAATCCTACTGATTTCGGTCAGAAAGGCGGCAATGTTGTTGGGGGCTTGAGAAGGCCGGCGCGTCATAGCTTGGGAGACTTGGGTTTGATCGGCCGTGGGACCGAGCAACAAGCTGATCATGAGATACCCGAGGACGTTGTGGTTGATCATTCTCTTTATGATGTATGTGAACGTGTGCCGGAAGAGGAGGAAGATGACGACGACGACTCTGATGATTTTTTTCTTAAGAAAAGAGATACAAAACACGATAATTATGCACCCACTCGTCAAAGTGCTGGTAGAAATCGCAG GTATGTGCGAATCATGAGCAAGCAGATGGTGGGGATTTACATATCAATTTGGGTTCGTAGAAGGTTGAGAAGACATATAAACAATGTTAAAGTATCACCTATTGGCGTTGGGCTTATGGGCTACATGGGCAATAAG GGGTCTATCTCAGTTAGTATGTCTCTTTACCAAACGAGATTATGTTTCGTTTGTTGTCATTTGACCTCTGGACACAAGGAAGGGGATGATGAGAGACGCAACTCTGATGCTGTTGAGATCTTGAGACGTACACGATTCTCCTCAGTTTTGGACCCGGATCAACCTCAGACAATACCATCTCATGA TCGGATATTCTGGTTTGGAGACTTGAATTATCGTATCAATATGGCGGATGCAGATGTTAGAAAACTCATTGCCTTGAAGCAGTGGAATAAACTACTCTGCAACGATCAg CTATGGAAAGAACTTGGGAACGGCGGTGTGTTTGAGGGTTGGAAGGAAGGTTTAGTCGACTTCCCACCGACTTACAAGTACGAATTTAATTCAGACAGACACGCAGGGGAATTTGCAAAAGAAGGGGAGAAAAAAAGAGCACCCGCTTG GTGTGATCGTATATTATGGTTAGGGAAAGGAATAAAACAACTGTTTTACAATAGAGTGGATCTGAGACTGTCTGATCATAGGCCAGTCAGTTCGGTTTTCCTGGTCAAAGTTGAGGTCTTCGACCCTAGGAAGCTACGTCGAGCTCTTAATTTGACTAGTGCTGCAGTGCATTCAGAAATAATCATCGATGACGTCGATGAGCAAGAGTTGGATCTCTAG